A single genomic interval of Chloracidobacterium validum harbors:
- a CDS encoding homogentisate 1,2-dioxygenase yields MYQAKGHITKQAHVDIPAGTYEEQHGREGFFGPVSHLYHRHPPTGWTRIEGDCRPQAFHADRVETTGDAPTTLLENADVTLGVARRRGTPPYFERNADGDELWFTHRGAGVLETDYGQLRFGVGDYLVIPRGTTYRFACADECFFLVIQSLGTRLRQPERGLLGQYSLYDATTIRTPDLLALTRTEGEYEVRVRREGKLTRIFYPFHPLDVAGWKGDLYPWALSIHDFCPVMSHRAHLPPSVHVTLVGEGFVVCSFVPRPLEETPGAQRVPFYHRNIDFDEVLFYHAGDFFSRDNISAGMVTLHPHGVHHGPHPKAIEKSWSPGKTHTDEYAVMLDTRRPLHATDAARQVEWKEYYLSWQ; encoded by the coding sequence ATGTATCAAGCCAAGGGACACATCACCAAACAAGCCCACGTTGACATTCCGGCCGGCACGTATGAAGAACAGCATGGACGTGAAGGCTTTTTCGGCCCGGTTTCCCACCTGTATCACCGTCATCCACCAACCGGTTGGACGCGCATTGAAGGGGATTGCCGCCCGCAGGCGTTCCATGCCGACCGTGTGGAAACCACCGGCGACGCGCCAACCACATTGCTCGAAAATGCCGACGTGACCCTTGGCGTCGCCCGGCGACGTGGGACGCCACCCTACTTTGAACGCAATGCCGATGGCGATGAACTGTGGTTCACGCATCGCGGCGCCGGCGTCCTGGAAACCGATTACGGACAGTTACGCTTTGGCGTTGGCGACTATCTGGTGATTCCACGGGGCACCACCTACCGTTTTGCCTGCGCCGATGAATGCTTCTTTCTGGTCATTCAGAGTCTGGGCACGCGCCTGCGCCAGCCGGAGCGGGGCCTGCTGGGCCAGTATTCACTCTATGACGCGACAACCATTCGAACCCCTGACCTGCTCGCCCTGACACGGACGGAAGGTGAATACGAAGTGCGTGTGCGGCGGGAAGGAAAGCTGACCCGCATCTTTTATCCCTTTCATCCGCTCGATGTCGCTGGCTGGAAAGGCGATCTCTACCCGTGGGCGTTGAGCATCCATGATTTTTGCCCGGTGATGAGTCACCGGGCGCACCTGCCGCCGAGCGTGCATGTGACGCTGGTTGGGGAGGGTTTTGTCGTGTGCTCGTTCGTGCCGCGCCCGCTCGAAGAAACGCCCGGCGCGCAGCGGGTGCCCTTTTATCACCGCAACATTGACTTTGACGAAGTGCTTTTCTACCACGCCGGAGATTTCTTCAGTCGTGACAACATCAGCGCCGGCATGGTGACGCTCCACCCGCACGGCGTTCATCACGGACCGCACCCCAAGGCGATTGAAAAGAGCTGGTCACCCGGCAAAACCCATACGGATGAGTATGCCGTGATGCTCGACACCCGCCGACCGCTCCACGCGACCGACGCCGCGCGCCAAGTTGAATGGAAGGAATACTACCTGTCCTGGCAATAA
- a CDS encoding suppressor of fused domain protein: protein MSDSSSADYGIDAIREALERLYPGAEPIHFGTIMRYSLGGPDPLDGISFYERATPLPHWHCISFGMSELYAKTPGSDPNLSGWGFEFTFRLARAAGDTNLPTWVIPFLNNLARYVFNSGNPFRPGHHMDLRDPLTPDVPTTLLSAIAFVDDPELAPIETPNGRLHFLQIVGLTRDELQAVKRWNTRGVLGLLEERCPLWITDLERASITDQADVVARIRDGIAAEGSSLQGEYVEVARWRLADPPRREVEIELDADGLRDFAELFPARLKFDREFLIWGAKQTLVFRPATTAGFQDAGSGVLVLDITPDLIDQLAQALRPTPATHRFNIGGEVVVTVVPTEDAG, encoded by the coding sequence GTGAGCGATTCTTCTTCGGCAGACTACGGTATTGACGCCATCCGCGAGGCGCTCGAACGGCTCTATCCAGGCGCAGAACCAATCCACTTTGGCACGATCATGCGCTACAGCCTGGGTGGCCCAGACCCGCTCGATGGCATTTCTTTTTACGAACGCGCCACCCCGCTTCCGCATTGGCACTGTATTTCCTTCGGCATGAGTGAGCTATATGCCAAGACGCCCGGCAGTGATCCCAACCTGAGCGGCTGGGGCTTTGAGTTTACCTTTCGGTTGGCGCGCGCCGCTGGCGACACCAACCTTCCAACCTGGGTCATCCCGTTCCTGAACAATCTGGCTCGCTATGTCTTCAACTCCGGCAACCCGTTCCGCCCTGGCCATCACATGGACTTGCGCGACCCGCTGACGCCGGATGTCCCAACGACCTTGCTTTCGGCCATTGCCTTCGTGGACGACCCCGAACTCGCGCCCATTGAAACGCCGAACGGCCGCCTGCACTTTCTGCAAATCGTCGGACTCACCAGGGATGAACTACAGGCCGTCAAGCGGTGGAACACACGCGGCGTGCTGGGACTGCTCGAAGAACGCTGTCCGCTGTGGATTACCGACCTGGAACGCGCTTCCATAACCGACCAAGCCGATGTCGTGGCGCGCATTCGGGATGGCATCGCCGCCGAGGGATCATCGTTGCAGGGGGAATATGTCGAAGTGGCCCGTTGGCGACTGGCCGACCCACCCCGCCGAGAAGTTGAGATTGAACTCGACGCGGACGGGCTGCGTGACTTCGCCGAACTGTTCCCTGCGCGCCTGAAGTTTGACCGCGAGTTTCTCATCTGGGGCGCCAAGCAGACGCTTGTCTTTCGCCCGGCAACCACCGCCGGTTTCCAGGATGCCGGAAGTGGGGTGCTCGTTTTGGACATCACGCCCGACCTGATTGACCAGTTGGCGCAGGCGCTCCGTCCCACGCCTGCCACCCACCGTTTCAATATCGGTGGCGAGGTCGTCGTGACGGTGGTGCCGACCGAAGATGCCGGGTGA
- the murI gene encoding glutamate racemase has translation MPGDARPIGIFDSGVGGLTVYRALRARLPQESFIYLGDTARIPYGTRSPETIRRYAREDAAFLLACGVKLIVVACNTASSLALAQLQAEAPVPVIGMIEPGAQQAAATTRTRRVGVIGTEATVASAAYPLAIHRIAPEIEVVAQCCPLFVPLVEEGWAAHPVTATVAAEYLAPLRQSGVDTLVLGCTHYPLLAEVIQPVMGDAVTLVDSGSCAAQEVATVLSRRGCLAPPTATPWTRFCVTDAGDRFRRVAELCLQETLPTLESVRVET, from the coding sequence ATGCCGGGTGACGCGCGCCCGATAGGGATTTTCGATTCTGGCGTTGGTGGGCTGACGGTGTACCGCGCGCTCCGCGCTCGGCTGCCCCAGGAATCATTCATTTACCTGGGGGACACGGCGCGCATTCCCTACGGTACGCGCTCGCCGGAAACCATCCGCCGGTATGCCCGCGAAGATGCGGCTTTTCTGCTCGCCTGCGGCGTCAAGCTCATTGTCGTGGCCTGTAATACGGCATCCTCCCTGGCGCTGGCGCAGCTCCAGGCTGAAGCGCCGGTGCCCGTCATCGGGATGATTGAGCCAGGCGCGCAGCAGGCGGCCGCCACGACCCGCACGCGCCGGGTCGGCGTGATCGGGACTGAAGCGACCGTTGCCAGTGCCGCTTATCCGCTGGCCATTCACCGGATCGCGCCTGAAATCGAGGTGGTGGCCCAGTGTTGTCCGTTGTTTGTGCCACTGGTTGAGGAAGGGTGGGCCGCCCATCCGGTGACCGCAACCGTGGCGGCTGAGTACCTTGCGCCGCTGCGGCAGTCCGGCGTGGACACGCTGGTGCTGGGTTGCACGCACTATCCCTTGCTGGCCGAGGTCATCCAGCCGGTGATGGGGGATGCCGTGACGCTTGTGGATTCTGGGTCCTGTGCGGCTCAAGAGGTTGCGACCGTCCTCAGCCGGCGCGGTTGCCTTGCGCCACCCACCGCCACGCCCTGGACTCGCTTTTGTGTCACCGACGCCGGCGACCGCTTTCGTCGCGTTGCCGAACTCTGCCTTCAGGAAACGCTCCCTACGCTAGAAAGCGTGCGCGTCGAAACCTAG
- the meaB gene encoding methylmalonyl Co-A mutase-associated GTPase MeaB, producing MPNAAPHTATTLADAILAGHPRAIARGISLVENNAPEATDLLKRMFPHTGRARVIGLTGAPGAGKSSLTDKLAQVYVDRGQRVGIVAVDPSSPFSGGAILGDRIRMPKLATHPRVFIRSMATRGNLGGLARATTEAVLLLDAAGYDVVIVETVGVGQDEVDIVKTADVTAVVVVPGMGDDVQSIKAGIMEIGDVFVINKADRDGVERTQLELEALLELAVRPDGWHPPIVRTIATATPPVGLEALAEALDSYLTFVAQHPDARARRRQQILEQRLVELIRDQLLRHAWQRVLGDGLLKDAVARIANRELDPYTLADYVVQRVLK from the coding sequence ATGCCCAACGCCGCTCCGCACACTGCCACCACACTTGCCGATGCCATCCTGGCCGGTCATCCACGCGCCATCGCGCGCGGCATCTCGCTGGTCGAAAATAACGCTCCCGAAGCGACCGACCTTCTCAAGCGCATGTTCCCACACACGGGACGGGCGCGCGTCATCGGTCTGACCGGCGCACCGGGGGCCGGAAAAAGCTCACTGACCGACAAGCTGGCGCAAGTCTATGTGGACCGTGGCCAGCGCGTCGGCATCGTCGCCGTGGACCCGTCGAGTCCGTTTTCCGGAGGCGCGATCCTGGGCGACCGCATTCGCATGCCCAAGCTCGCCACCCACCCCAGGGTGTTCATTCGCAGCATGGCAACCCGCGGCAACCTGGGCGGACTGGCGCGGGCAACGACCGAAGCCGTGCTTTTGCTGGATGCCGCCGGCTACGATGTCGTCATCGTTGAAACCGTCGGTGTCGGACAAGACGAAGTGGACATTGTCAAGACGGCCGATGTCACGGCGGTTGTCGTCGTGCCGGGGATGGGCGACGACGTGCAATCCATCAAGGCCGGCATCATGGAGATTGGCGATGTCTTTGTCATCAACAAGGCCGACCGCGACGGCGTTGAGCGGACACAACTGGAACTCGAAGCGCTGCTCGAACTTGCCGTCCGCCCTGACGGCTGGCATCCGCCCATCGTGCGCACCATTGCGACAGCGACGCCGCCGGTCGGTCTCGAAGCCCTAGCCGAAGCTCTGGATAGCTACCTGACGTTTGTCGCCCAGCATCCCGACGCCCGTGCCAGGCGACGCCAGCAGATTTTGGAGCAGCGCCTCGTTGAACTCATCCGTGACCAGCTTTTGCGCCATGCCTGGCAACGTGTCCTTGGCGACGGACTGCTCAAGGACGCCGTCGCGCGCATTGCCAACCGCGAACTCGACCCCTACACACTGGCGGATTATGTCGTCCAGCGGGTGCTGAAGTAA